Proteins found in one Homalodisca vitripennis isolate AUS2020 chromosome 4, UT_GWSS_2.1, whole genome shotgun sequence genomic segment:
- the LOC124359288 gene encoding 60S ribosomal protein L30, with protein MVAPKKQKKAMESINSRLALVMKSGKYVLGLKQTLKTLRQGKAKLVIIGNNTPPLRKSEIEYYAMLAKTGVHHYSGNNIELGTACGKYFRVCTLSITDPGDSDIIRSMPEAQQ; from the exons aaaaaagccATGGAGAGCATCAACTCCAGGTTGGCACTCGTGATGAAGTCAGGAAAATACGTGCTTGGCTTGAAGCAAACTTTAAAAACTCTCCGTCAAGGCAAGGCCAAGCTCGTCATCATCGGCAACAACACTCCTCCTCTAAG AAAATCAGAAATTGAGTACTATGCGATGTTGGCAAAAACAGGGGTTCACCACTACTCGGGCAACAACATTGAGTTGGGCACAGCCTGTGGAAAGTACTTCCGAGTCTGCACATTGTCCATTACAGATCCTGGTGACTCTGACATCATAAGGTCAATGCCAGAGGCTCAACAATAG